From Xylocopilactobacillus apis, a single genomic window includes:
- a CDS encoding glycoside hydrolase family 13 protein yields MEYSDWWKKSVVYQIYPKSFQDTNGDGIGDLQGIIEHLDYLEKLGVDVLWLNPVYKSPQVDNGYDIADYREIDPIFGTMEDFDQLLESAHEHHLKIVMDLVVNHTSSKHPWFKEAKKSRENKYHDYFIWRESKNNQEPNNWGASFGGSAWEYVDEVAQYYLHLFAKEQPDLNWENPKVRFEVYDLMKYWLNKGIDGFRMDVINLISKSSYDDVTPKPGQKYSDYRPRVANGPKAHEYLHEMNQEVLSKYDIMTVGEMPSTSPAEASKYTNPKNEELNMIFEFEHMGIDRDPVYGKYTDKRFKLIDLKKVLSKWQMELADKGGWNSLYWSNHDQPRAVSRFGSEKYRVESAKMLGTLLHFMQGTPYIFEGEEIGMTNVHFPSISDYDDIDTLNAYKVLRETHGLSNEEAMKGIYAQSRDNARTPMPWNSQTNGGFTGGKPWLQLNPNYNEINVQNTLADPNSIFYYYQKLIQLRHDLAIITTGNYTLLDPDNPDLFIYTREQDSEGLLVVCNFSEKEINYEIPPEYKNGSILIGNYSDSAMGHLKPYEAIVIKK; encoded by the coding sequence TTGGAATATAGTGATTGGTGGAAAAAAAGTGTTGTTTATCAGATTTATCCTAAAAGTTTTCAAGATACAAACGGTGATGGGATCGGTGATCTGCAGGGTATTATTGAGCATTTAGATTATTTAGAAAAGCTAGGCGTAGATGTTCTTTGGTTAAATCCAGTGTACAAATCTCCTCAAGTTGATAATGGATATGATATTGCTGATTATCGGGAAATCGATCCAATTTTTGGAACGATGGAGGATTTTGATCAACTTTTAGAATCTGCTCACGAGCATCATTTAAAAATCGTCATGGATTTAGTGGTTAATCATACATCTTCCAAACACCCATGGTTTAAAGAAGCAAAGAAAAGCCGTGAAAATAAATATCATGATTATTTTATTTGGCGTGAATCAAAGAATAATCAAGAACCTAATAACTGGGGAGCATCGTTTGGCGGATCTGCTTGGGAGTATGTTGATGAAGTTGCACAATATTATCTCCATTTGTTTGCTAAAGAACAGCCAGATTTGAATTGGGAAAATCCTAAAGTAAGATTTGAAGTTTATGATTTGATGAAATATTGGCTTAATAAAGGCATTGATGGTTTTCGAATGGATGTCATCAACTTAATTTCTAAAAGCAGTTATGATGATGTTACGCCAAAACCAGGACAGAAATACAGTGACTATCGTCCAAGAGTAGCAAATGGTCCAAAAGCACACGAATACCTGCATGAGATGAATCAAGAAGTTTTGAGCAAGTACGATATTATGACAGTTGGGGAAATGCCTTCAACTTCGCCTGCGGAAGCTTCAAAATATACAAATCCAAAAAATGAAGAACTTAATATGATTTTTGAATTTGAGCACATGGGGATTGATCGTGATCCAGTTTATGGTAAATATACCGATAAAAGATTTAAATTAATTGATCTAAAGAAAGTTCTTAGTAAATGGCAGATGGAATTAGCTGATAAAGGTGGCTGGAATAGCCTTTATTGGAGTAACCATGACCAGCCAAGGGCAGTTTCCCGTTTTGGCAGCGAAAAATATCGGGTAGAGTCTGCAAAAATGTTAGGAACTCTTCTTCATTTTATGCAAGGAACACCTTATATTTTTGAGGGAGAAGAAATTGGAATGACAAACGTTCATTTTCCTTCAATTAGTGATTACGATGATATTGATACTTTAAACGCTTATAAGGTCTTAAGAGAAACTCATGGATTGAGTAATGAAGAGGCGATGAAGGGAATTTATGCGCAGTCGCGTGACAATGCTAGAACACCAATGCCGTGGAATAGTCAAACTAATGGTGGTTTTACAGGTGGAAAGCCGTGGTTACAATTAAATCCTAATTATAATGAGATTAATGTTCAAAACACTTTAGCTGATCCTAATTCTATTTTTTACTATTATCAAAAATTAATTCAGCTTCGACACGATCTAGCAATTATTACAACGGGCAATTATACATTGTTAGATCCAGATAATCCGGATTTGTTTATCTATACAAGAGAACAAGATTCAGAAGGACTTTTGGTTGTCTGTAATTTTTCTGAAAAAGAAATTAATTACGAAATTCCACCAGAATACAAAAATGGTTCAATTTTGATTGGAAACTACTCAGATTCCGCTATGGGACATCTTAAACCGTATGAAGCAATTGTAATTAAAAAATGA
- a CDS encoding pyridoxamine 5'-phosphate oxidase family protein: MVKLTSDMKEMLKSQLSFLSTTDGKNNPQVGPKGTMRILDDEHLLYDEHTGKQAWENIHVNPKVAVAVANHEAYKGYRFEGTAEIHQGDQIYADAEKFASDGHLPHPVAAIVINIERIYYLDAGPKAGELVEE; the protein is encoded by the coding sequence ATGGTAAAATTAACTTCCGACATGAAAGAAATGTTGAAAAGTCAGTTGAGCTTTTTATCAACAACTGATGGAAAAAATAATCCGCAAGTTGGTCCAAAAGGAACAATGCGTATTTTAGATGATGAACATTTACTTTATGATGAGCATACTGGTAAGCAAGCATGGGAAAATATTCATGTTAATCCTAAAGTTGCCGTAGCAGTTGCGAATCATGAAGCTTATAAAGGATATCGGTTCGAAGGAACGGCTGAGATTCATCAAGGCGACCAAATTTATGCAGACGCAGAAAAGTTTGCGAGTGATGGGCACTTGCCTCATCCAGTGGCAGCAATTGTAATTAATATTGAACGTATTTATTATCTTGATGCAGGTCCTAAAGCAGGCGAACTTGTAGAGGAATAA
- a CDS encoding 3D domain-containing protein: protein MRVKKTIISLIALTSVSGIANAVSETKIETVQAAAAVAYSAQSGTFYVNYPGYSIAVYKEPADQPVTTGKFLQHGTAWKVSRQALVNKKWYYQVGKNQWVQAAYMSRVKPDISATSGLSGVMYVNYKQNASIAVYSAPANSPKLTGQYLPHRSAWKVFQEATTTNGKHFIKIGANQWVQGDYMSWSQPVVQSAGRTMVATAYDPRVLGNYTFGYDTVAANLSVFPRGTRLAITFQDGTTKNYVVRDTGGFAYSNPNQLDIAMPNSQALQFGRQTVTVRVIS from the coding sequence TTGAGAGTTAAAAAAACAATCATTTCTTTAATCGCACTTACATCTGTTTCAGGAATTGCAAATGCAGTATCTGAAACTAAGATAGAAACCGTTCAAGCTGCTGCTGCAGTTGCCTATTCTGCTCAAAGCGGAACATTTTATGTTAATTATCCTGGTTATTCAATTGCAGTATATAAAGAACCTGCAGATCAACCTGTAACAACTGGAAAATTTTTACAGCATGGAACAGCTTGGAAAGTTTCAAGACAAGCTTTAGTAAATAAAAAATGGTACTATCAAGTTGGAAAGAACCAATGGGTCCAAGCTGCCTATATGTCAAGAGTTAAACCTGATATTAGTGCAACTTCAGGTTTAAGCGGTGTAATGTATGTCAATTACAAACAAAATGCTTCAATTGCTGTTTATTCAGCACCTGCTAATTCACCAAAATTGACTGGTCAATATTTACCTCATCGCAGTGCTTGGAAAGTTTTCCAAGAAGCAACCACTACTAACGGTAAACACTTTATCAAAATTGGTGCTAACCAATGGGTTCAAGGAGATTACATGAGTTGGAGTCAACCAGTTGTTCAATCAGCTGGTCGTACAATGGTTGCTACCGCTTATGATCCAAGAGTTCTTGGAAATTATACATTTGGGTATGACACAGTAGCTGCTAATTTAAGCGTATTTCCTCGCGGAACACGTTTAGCAATTACTTTCCAAGATGGCACAACTAAAAATTATGTAGTTCGTGATACTGGTGGATTTGCTTATTCAAATCCTAATCAATTGGATATTGCAATGCCAAATTCTCAAGCACTTCAGTTTGGCCGCCAAACTGTTACTGTAAGAGTAATAAGTTAA
- a CDS encoding GNAT family N-acetyltransferase: MDKITILTKKTDELSSDELLQIMQERVKVFVVEQNCPYQEIDDKDFQAHHMMLFLKDQLAAYCRIIPHDDVQYMSIGRVLVVKEFRGYHFASQMLKKAILETLKIGNNKDIKIAAQSYLQSFYHSLGFKPVSDVYLEDNIPHLDMIYSPS; the protein is encoded by the coding sequence ATGGATAAAATTACAATATTAACGAAAAAAACGGATGAATTATCTAGTGATGAATTACTACAAATCATGCAGGAAAGGGTAAAAGTTTTTGTTGTTGAGCAGAACTGCCCTTATCAAGAAATTGATGATAAAGACTTTCAAGCTCATCATATGATGCTATTTTTAAAAGACCAATTAGCCGCATACTGTCGAATTATTCCACATGATGATGTTCAGTACATGAGTATCGGCAGAGTTTTAGTTGTAAAAGAATTTCGCGGATATCATTTTGCCAGCCAAATGTTAAAAAAAGCAATTTTAGAAACGTTAAAAATAGGAAATAATAAAGATATAAAAATTGCTGCTCAAAGTTATCTTCAATCTTTTTATCATAGTTTAGGTTTTAAACCAGTTTCAGATGTTTATTTGGAAGATAATATTCCTCATTTAGATATGATTTATTCACCTTCTTAA
- a CDS encoding VanZ family protein, giving the protein MFVNLSNGKSFSGGSLNPEIILPIILMIAIVQTVKLVRNHSSIVKIILVWAFYFYLYKVISLTLFPIGWFDSNSAIHNYPFGMQNMTELNPMKWLSYSKFQIFGNILLLMPLTFIGGIIFPKMRSLSKAVTVSFLVSLLIEISQLTLNYFYLGNRSFDTGDLLLNTIGGLIGYLFLKLFFKVFPAKTVNKILSK; this is encoded by the coding sequence ATGTTTGTTAATTTATCCAATGGCAAGAGTTTTTCAGGTGGATCGCTAAATCCTGAGATTATCTTACCGATTATTTTAATGATTGCAATTGTTCAGACAGTAAAATTAGTACGGAATCATTCGTCTATTGTAAAAATTATTCTGGTTTGGGCGTTTTATTTTTATCTTTATAAAGTTATTTCTCTCACATTATTTCCAATCGGTTGGTTTGACAGTAATAGTGCTATCCATAATTATCCATTCGGTATGCAAAATATGACTGAACTCAATCCGATGAAGTGGTTGAGTTATTCTAAATTTCAAATTTTTGGAAATATTTTGTTATTGATGCCTTTAACGTTTATTGGTGGAATAATCTTTCCTAAAATGCGAAGTTTATCCAAAGCTGTCACTGTTTCCTTTTTGGTTTCTCTTTTGATTGAGATAAGTCAATTGACATTAAATTATTTTTATTTAGGTAATCGGAGCTTTGATACGGGAGATTTATTGTTGAACACCATTGGAGGATTAATTGGATATTTGTTTTTAAAATTATTTTTTAAAGTTTTTCCTGCAAAAACCGTTAATAAAATTTTGAGCAAATAA
- the agaS gene encoding SIS domain-containing protein → MFNKSDSELKEQGAVITTREIQQEPDLWLETLDIYHRNKEKLDAFLDQIKAQKDSLPIKVIFTGAGTSAYVGDTVVPYLNQFGDTDNFEFESVPSTSIVSYPQAYLNPDRLTILVSFARSGNSPESVAAVDVCEKYIKNLYQIAITCAPKGQLALKAEREEKNFLLLQPARSEDQGFAMTGSFSCMSLSTILTFGKENASKKDEWVHLIAKAGEEVIEREAEIQKIVDLDYDRVGYLGSGALAGLTREAQLKILELTAGKIATIFDSSMGFRHGPKSFVDNKTIVFDFLSHNEYTEQYDVDILNEMAGDEIAAGIYAIGTQKDSAKFKNGFFFKSELDQLPDGYAALPYVMVAQTFALLSSIKIGNTPDTPSPTGQVNRVVAGVTIHPFSA, encoded by the coding sequence ATGTTTAACAAAAGTGATTCAGAATTAAAAGAACAGGGCGCAGTTATTACTACGCGTGAAATTCAGCAGGAACCAGATTTGTGGTTAGAGACGCTTGATATATATCATAGAAACAAGGAAAAATTAGATGCATTTTTAGATCAAATTAAAGCTCAGAAAGATTCACTTCCGATTAAAGTTATTTTTACAGGTGCGGGCACTTCAGCTTATGTGGGTGATACAGTAGTTCCATATTTAAATCAGTTTGGTGATACCGATAATTTCGAATTTGAATCAGTTCCATCAACTAGCATTGTTTCTTATCCGCAGGCTTATTTGAATCCAGATCGTTTAACAATTTTAGTATCGTTTGCCAGGAGCGGAAATAGTCCTGAGAGTGTTGCTGCGGTTGATGTTTGTGAAAAATATATTAAGAATCTTTATCAAATTGCAATCACCTGTGCGCCAAAAGGTCAGTTAGCTTTAAAAGCAGAAAGAGAAGAGAAAAATTTCTTATTGCTTCAGCCGGCAAGATCAGAAGATCAAGGTTTTGCTATGACAGGTAGTTTCAGCTGCATGTCATTATCAACTATTTTGACTTTCGGCAAAGAAAATGCTTCTAAAAAGGACGAATGGGTTCACTTAATTGCTAAAGCTGGAGAAGAAGTTATTGAACGAGAAGCTGAGATTCAAAAGATTGTCGATCTTGATTATGATCGAGTTGGGTATTTAGGTTCAGGAGCATTAGCTGGCTTAACACGGGAAGCTCAATTAAAAATCTTAGAATTGACAGCAGGTAAAATTGCGACAATTTTTGATTCATCCATGGGTTTTCGTCATGGTCCAAAATCCTTTGTTGACAACAAGACAATTGTTTTTGATTTTCTGTCTCACAATGAATATACCGAACAATATGATGTTGATATTTTAAATGAGATGGCAGGAGATGAAATTGCGGCTGGAATTTACGCAATTGGAACTCAAAAAGATTCTGCTAAATTTAAAAACGGATTTTTCTTTAAATCAGAATTAGATCAGCTTCCAGACGGCTATGCTGCATTGCCTTATGTTATGGTAGCTCAGACATTTGCTTTACTGAGTTCAATTAAAATTGGCAATACTCCAGATACGCCATCACCAACAGGACAAGTAAATCGAGTAGTTGCTGGGGTTACGATTCACCCATTCAGTGCTTAG
- a CDS encoding nucleoside 2-deoxyribosyltransferase, with translation MRIYFANALFTIAEQTFNAQLAEKIRAIDPSIELYLPQENQEINDKSLYADSKMIAKGDTEQLVKSDLVVAILDGVILDPGVAAEIGVAYGKGIPIIGLYSDSRQEGASNKQKVEALNDVAENQFFYLNLYVVGLIKLNGSIVATEADLTRKIAEKI, from the coding sequence ATGAGAATATATTTTGCAAACGCACTATTTACTATTGCTGAACAAACATTTAATGCTCAGCTAGCAGAAAAAATCCGCGCAATTGATCCTTCAATAGAATTATATTTACCGCAGGAAAATCAAGAAATTAACGATAAAAGTCTTTATGCCGATTCAAAAATGATTGCAAAAGGCGATACAGAACAATTGGTTAAAAGTGATTTAGTGGTTGCTATCTTAGACGGCGTAATTCTCGACCCCGGCGTGGCAGCTGAAATTGGAGTTGCTTACGGTAAAGGAATTCCGATCATTGGCCTTTATTCGGATTCTCGTCAGGAAGGTGCCAGCAATAAACAAAAAGTTGAGGCATTAAACGATGTCGCTGAAAATCAGTTCTTCTATCTTAATCTATATGTAGTGGGTTTGATTAAATTAAATGGATCGATTGTTGCCACGGAGGCTGATTTGACGCGGAAAATCGCCGAAAAAATTTAA
- a CDS encoding SGNH/GDSL hydrolase family protein — protein sequence MDVMTKKGLQLLLQLATRIMICAFLLFFSLTLIAQFHKPLHTYEKTSVNPIRNQKIVIFGDSVSYGETRQNVISKYNYLPLAAKYLDAKSVKNFSIPGSGIMVNLGEGYTWQNILYAIKKNKNKVKEADIVIISAGRNDTVVPNLHKYQLETNLQNDINEIKKINKSAKIYGILPWDGLAEVDQVKSDYKIKKNPNGFTLTKVADILAEVYQKNNIYFFDPRKSTEEWENTRRSQFGDGRTHPTDLTYKKMASTMINWLTIGGTIKIDHQVKIKSNARLYQTAYDALVKNENESKQISSEKTMYCSNNIQYNGKYIITVYKNKSDCESAKNGLYVNADETDVMESK from the coding sequence ATGGATGTTATGACAAAAAAAGGATTGCAATTATTATTACAATTAGCAACAAGAATTATGATCTGTGCTTTCTTGCTCTTTTTTTCGCTCACCTTGATTGCTCAATTTCATAAACCTCTTCATACATATGAAAAAACAAGTGTTAATCCGATTAGAAACCAAAAAATTGTAATTTTTGGCGATTCGGTTTCATATGGTGAGACAAGACAAAATGTGATTAGTAAATACAATTATTTGCCTTTAGCTGCAAAATATTTAGATGCCAAAAGTGTCAAAAATTTTTCGATTCCCGGATCTGGTATTATGGTAAACCTTGGAGAAGGGTATACTTGGCAAAATATTTTATATGCGATTAAGAAGAACAAGAATAAAGTAAAAGAGGCTGATATAGTTATTATTTCTGCAGGGCGCAATGATACAGTTGTTCCTAATTTACATAAATACCAGTTGGAAACAAATTTACAAAACGATATTAACGAGATTAAGAAGATTAATAAAAGCGCTAAAATATATGGTATTTTGCCTTGGGATGGGTTAGCAGAAGTTGATCAGGTTAAAAGTGATTATAAAATTAAAAAAAATCCAAATGGATTCACGTTGACCAAAGTTGCTGACATTCTTGCTGAAGTTTACCAAAAAAATAATATTTACTTTTTTGACCCAAGAAAATCAACTGAGGAATGGGAAAATACGAGAAGATCCCAATTTGGTGATGGCAGAACGCATCCGACGGATCTTACGTATAAAAAAATGGCTTCAACGATGATTAATTGGTTAACGATTGGTGGGACAATTAAAATTGATCATCAGGTAAAGATTAAGAGCAATGCAAGATTATATCAAACTGCCTATGATGCTTTGGTTAAAAATGAAAATGAGTCGAAACAAATAAGTTCAGAAAAAACAATGTATTGTTCCAATAATATTCAATATAATGGTAAATACATTATTACCGTTTATAAAAACAAAAGTGATTGTGAGTCTGCAAAGAATGGACTTTACGTTAATGCAGACGAAACAGATGTAATGGAGAGTAAATAA
- a CDS encoding RecX family transcriptional regulator produces MSVITKIVKSKKGNDYDLYLDDHFFLTVSDNLLVELQLIKGKDLSETVVRQLKSQQEVSVAYNIALNKLSFSMRTVGEMRQALKKSDIPVNIINQVVDRLIEQGYLEDQKFAHIYMKELIKTSHYGPNTIRQKMRQKFLSEDLIEEELLNFDSGLQEDRIRNDIIKTLNRKMSRISANKFIEKEKLKLVRWGYDLDLINHIASEFDLSQLKEEENDSLVKEGERLLARYEKLSPADKKQKIKQTLYRKGYSGSNINSFLDRFNL; encoded by the coding sequence ATGTCTGTCATCACTAAAATAGTTAAATCAAAAAAAGGTAACGACTATGATCTCTATTTAGATGATCATTTTTTTTTAACTGTAAGTGATAATCTTTTAGTAGAGTTACAATTAATTAAAGGTAAAGATTTATCAGAAACAGTGGTTCGTCAGTTAAAAAGCCAGCAAGAAGTCTCGGTAGCTTATAATATTGCTTTAAACAAGCTGAGCTTTTCAATGCGGACGGTAGGCGAAATGCGACAAGCATTGAAAAAGTCTGATATTCCTGTAAACATAATTAATCAGGTGGTTGATCGTTTGATTGAACAGGGATATCTCGAAGACCAGAAATTTGCACATATTTATATGAAAGAATTAATTAAAACCAGTCATTATGGACCAAATACAATTCGTCAAAAAATGCGGCAAAAATTTTTATCAGAAGATTTAATTGAAGAAGAATTATTGAATTTTGATTCTGGTCTGCAGGAAGATCGAATTAGAAATGACATTATTAAAACGTTAAATAGAAAAATGTCTCGAATATCTGCTAATAAATTTATTGAGAAAGAAAAACTTAAGTTGGTTCGCTGGGGTTACGATTTAGATTTAATTAATCATATTGCATCTGAGTTTGATTTGAGCCAACTTAAAGAAGAAGAAAACGATTCGTTAGTAAAAGAGGGAGAGCGACTTTTAGCAAGGTATGAAAAATTGTCCCCCGCTGATAAAAAGCAGAAAATAAAGCAAACTTTGTATCGGAAAGGATATTCGGGCAGTAACATTAATTCTTTTTTAGATCGTTTCAATCTTTAA
- a CDS encoding DUF402 domain-containing protein, translating to MVLPKEGDYIAIQSFKHNGLLHRTWKESMVLKVSEDILIGGNNHTLVTESDRHRWITREPAIIYFHKHYWFNVIAMIRETGVVYYCNLASPYVIDREALKYIDYDLDVKVFANGEKRLLDLNEYEENKRKWHYSKTTDEILKYNVKVLVYWINHQLGPFSKEFIDIWYGRYIELLHK from the coding sequence ATGGTATTACCCAAAGAAGGTGATTATATCGCTATCCAAAGTTTTAAGCATAATGGACTTTTACATCGAACCTGGAAAGAATCAATGGTTCTTAAAGTCAGTGAAGACATTCTCATTGGTGGAAACAATCATACGCTTGTGACTGAATCCGATCGACATCGATGGATTACGCGTGAACCAGCAATTATCTATTTTCACAAGCATTATTGGTTTAATGTGATTGCGATGATTAGGGAAACTGGTGTGGTTTATTATTGTAATCTTGCTTCTCCGTATGTAATCGATCGTGAAGCGCTAAAGTATATCGATTACGACCTGGATGTAAAGGTTTTTGCTAATGGTGAGAAGAGGTTACTTGACCTGAATGAGTATGAAGAAAATAAAAGAAAATGGCATTATTCTAAAACGACTGATGAAATTCTAAAATATAATGTCAAGGTCTTGGTTTATTGGATTAACCATCAGTTAGGCCCTTTTTCAAAAGAATTTATTGATATTTGGTATGGACGATATATAGAGTTGCTTCATAAATGA
- a CDS encoding GntR family transcriptional regulator — protein MQQESLSQQVFLGMRDMIIKEKSSGDQLPSERELMKMFNVSRTTVRQAMNRLELSGLISRVHGKGTFVSSQTVYSINLADEYSFTEHMKQLGIHPTSKILSLKKEKQEIDSQVGDFWKIKRIRLAGDKPELYEVTYLPMELIPELTIEELNNASLYGLIEDKFHIKLTTAHENCIAKLVNEKEAKYLNLNVGDPCLGLTRHSYDDQDRLIEFTNSTANSKDFSYKTVHVLKRE, from the coding sequence GTGCAGCAAGAAAGTTTATCTCAGCAGGTTTTTCTAGGAATGCGCGATATGATCATTAAAGAAAAATCTTCAGGTGATCAATTACCTTCTGAACGAGAGTTGATGAAGATGTTTAATGTAAGTCGAACCACTGTAAGACAGGCAATGAATAGATTAGAATTGTCAGGTTTAATTAGTAGAGTTCATGGAAAAGGAACTTTTGTTTCTTCCCAAACTGTATATTCGATTAATCTTGCAGATGAGTATAGTTTTACTGAACATATGAAACAATTGGGAATTCATCCTACTAGTAAAATTCTTTCTTTAAAAAAAGAAAAACAGGAGATCGATAGTCAAGTTGGAGATTTTTGGAAGATTAAACGAATTCGGTTAGCCGGAGATAAACCAGAATTATATGAGGTTACTTATCTTCCAATGGAATTGATTCCAGAATTAACGATTGAGGAATTGAATAATGCTTCTTTATACGGCTTGATTGAAGATAAATTTCATATAAAATTGACAACTGCTCATGAAAATTGTATTGCAAAGTTAGTCAACGAAAAAGAAGCAAAATATCTAAACTTAAATGTTGGAGATCCTTGCTTAGGATTGACGAGACACAGTTATGATGATCAAGATCGATTAATTGAATTTACTAACTCAACGGCAAATTCTAAGGATTTTTCCTATAAAACGGTTCATGTTTTAAAAAGAGAGTAA